Proteins encoded in a region of the Campylobacter geochelonis genome:
- a CDS encoding type II secretion system protein yields MNEEGILVSLGYVMSDASLAQLRAILSKCDFNQNELEKIVLLNDKIKAYGAYVAMSNSNDYFKIKNESDSEDVRKLVRETIFAWSDKYKLSIEKVDGKETFYITGRY; encoded by the coding sequence ATGAACGAAGAGGGAATTTTAGTATCTTTAGGATATGTTATGAGCGATGCGAGTTTAGCGCAACTTAGAGCTATACTTTCAAAATGCGATTTTAATCAAAATGAGCTTGAAAAAATTGTTTTGTTAAACGATAAAATCAAAGCTTATGGCGCTTATGTTGCTATGTCAAATTCAAATGATTATTTTAAAATCAAAAACGAATCAGACAGCGAAGATGTTAGAAAGCTAGTTAGAGAGACGATTTTTGCGTGGTCTGATAAGTATAAGTTAAGTATAGAAAAAGTTGATGGTAAAGAGACATTTTATATCACAGGAAGATACTAA
- a CDS encoding type IV pilus twitching motility protein PilT — protein sequence MEEKRNLNIDIQSLLKVVVQNKASDLHLVSRSAPQVRIDGKLRPLAMDALSGSDIEYLCYAVITDSQKSELEENRELDFALEIPNIGRFRGNYYYTMNGDLAAAFRIIPITIPSLDDLKAPSIFKEIVKREKGMILVTGPTGSGKSTTLAAMLNEINLTERKHIITVEDPVEFVHQNNKALFSHRNIGTDTKSYARALKYSLREDPDIILVGEMRDKETISIAITAAETGHLVFGTLHTNSAIQTINRITDSFDGGEQTQVRNMLSVSLTAIISQSLLPKIGGGRLAAHEILINNNAIANLIREDKVHQIYSQMQLNQQQTGMTTQTQSFVKAIRANLITKENALRYSTNLQELTNVIGA from the coding sequence ATGGAAGAAAAAAGAAATTTAAACATAGATATCCAATCCCTTCTTAAGGTAGTTGTTCAAAACAAAGCGAGCGACCTTCACTTAGTAAGCAGAAGTGCTCCACAAGTTAGAATTGATGGCAAGCTTAGACCACTTGCTATGGACGCACTTTCTGGATCAGATATAGAGTATCTTTGCTACGCTGTTATAACCGACTCGCAAAAAAGCGAGCTTGAAGAAAACAGAGAGCTTGACTTTGCGCTTGAGATACCAAACATCGGTCGTTTCAGGGGTAACTACTATTATACTATGAATGGCGACTTAGCGGCTGCTTTTCGTATCATTCCTATAACTATACCATCACTTGATGATTTAAAAGCTCCATCTATCTTTAAAGAGATAGTAAAAAGAGAAAAGGGTATGATACTAGTAACTGGACCAACAGGTAGCGGTAAGTCAACAACCCTAGCAGCGATGTTAAATGAGATAAATTTAACTGAGCGAAAACATATAATCACAGTTGAAGATCCAGTTGAGTTTGTTCATCAAAACAACAAAGCGCTTTTTTCTCACAGAAACATAGGAACTGATACTAAATCTTACGCAAGAGCGTTAAAATACTCTCTTCGTGAAGATCCAGATATCATACTAGTTGGTGAGATGAGGGATAAAGAGACTATCTCGATTGCCATCACCGCAGCTGAAACAGGACACCTTGTTTTTGGAACACTGCACACAAACTCAGCAATACAAACAATAAACCGTATCACAGATAGCTTTGATGGAGGTGAGCAAACGCAAGTTAGAAACATGCTTTCGGTTTCACTAACTGCGATTATCTCTCAATCACTTCTTCCAAAAATAGGTGGCGGAAGGCTTGCTGCTCATGAGATTTTAATCAACAACAACGCTATTGCAAACCTTATTAGAGAAGATAAAGTTCATCAAATTTACTCTCAAATGCAACTTAACCAGCAACAAACTGGCATGACAACGCAAACTCAATCTTTTGTAAAAGCTATTAGAGCAAATTTGATAACAAAAGAAAATGCTCTTAGATATTCAACAAATCTTCAAGAGCTTACAAATGTTATAGGAGCGTAA
- a CDS encoding sel1 repeat family protein, whose product MKKITKILVFSIPIFFLGCTAQNQGVKPSATTQSGKQDSQIVQKATTNLAQICDGLSIADCAYKGDKFYNQGDFRSAIYAYDTNCARQDVNSCLKMAKMFEKGEGVSVSKAAALDIYERACYSGNTPSCKDMQRLQK is encoded by the coding sequence ATGAAAAAGATAACCAAAATTTTGGTATTTTCTATACCAATCTTTTTTTTGGGTTGTACGGCTCAAAACCAAGGAGTTAAACCAAGCGCTACCACCCAATCTGGAAAGCAAGATTCACAAATAGTTCAAAAAGCAACTACAAATTTAGCTCAAATTTGTGATGGTTTATCTATAGCAGATTGCGCTTATAAGGGCGATAAGTTCTATAATCAAGGTGATTTTAGATCAGCTATTTACGCATATGATACAAACTGCGCTAGACAAGATGTAAACTCATGCTTAAAAATGGCTAAAATGTTTGAAAAAGGCGAGGGTGTAAGCGTAAGCAAAGCAGCTGCGCTTGATATATATGAAAGAGCTTGCTACTCTGGAAACACTCCAAGTTGTAAAGATATGCAAAGACTTCAAAAGTAA
- the prfB gene encoding peptide chain release factor 2 has protein sequence MDSYEYTELLKTLKNKVENISLIIKPEIIKARLKEIEDMQNDPSFWNDAKKAGEIGKEKTKISSMLNKFQNAKNAVDDAKDIYDLANEEQDLETINSLYEDADELEERVVNLEVAMMLSGENDSKNAIVTIHPGAGGTESSDWASMLYRMYLRFCEREGYKVEVLDFQEGDEAGLKDVSFIVSGENAYGYLKAENGVHRLVRVSPFDSAGRRHTSFSSVMVSPEVDDDIVIDIEEKDLRFDYYRASGAGGQHVNKTESAVRITHIPTNIVVQCQNDRSQHKNKATAMKMLKSRLYELELMKQSEANNSVEKSDIGWGHQIRSYVLFPYQSVKDNRSNLAYSQVEAVLDGDIKKIIEGVLISHADKK, from the coding sequence TTGGATAGTTATGAATACACAGAGCTTTTAAAAACTTTAAAAAATAAAGTTGAAAACATATCTTTAATCATAAAGCCAGAAATTATAAAGGCTAGATTAAAAGAGATTGAAGATATGCAAAATGACCCATCTTTTTGGAATGATGCTAAAAAAGCGGGTGAAATAGGAAAAGAAAAAACTAAAATTTCATCTATGCTAAACAAATTTCAAAATGCTAAAAATGCAGTAGATGATGCAAAAGATATATATGATTTGGCAAATGAAGAGCAGGATTTAGAGACTATAAACTCACTTTATGAAGATGCAGATGAGCTTGAAGAAAGAGTTGTAAATTTAGAAGTTGCGATGATGTTAAGTGGCGAAAATGACTCTAAAAATGCCATTGTAACGATTCACCCTGGAGCTGGCGGAACTGAAAGTAGTGATTGGGCTAGTATGCTTTATAGGATGTATTTAAGGTTTTGTGAGCGTGAGGGATATAAGGTTGAGGTTTTAGACTTTCAAGAGGGCGATGAAGCTGGGCTTAAAGATGTGAGTTTTATCGTTTCTGGAGAGAATGCTTACGGGTATTTAAAAGCAGAAAATGGAGTTCACAGACTCGTTAGAGTAAGTCCTTTTGATAGCGCAGGCAGACGCCATACGAGCTTTTCAAGCGTTATGGTAAGTCCAGAAGTTGATGATGATATCGTTATAGATATAGAAGAAAAAGACTTGCGATTTGACTACTACAGAGCTAGTGGAGCTGGTGGACAACATGTTAATAAAACTGAAAGTGCGGTTCGTATAACTCACATACCAACAAACATCGTCGTGCAGTGCCAAAACGATAGAAGCCAACACAAAAACAAAGCAACAGCGATGAAAATGTTAAAATCGCGCCTTTATGAACTAGAGTTAATGAAACAAAGCGAAGCAAATAATAGCGTAGAAAAAAGCGATATAGGCTGGGGGCATCAAATCCGCTCATATGTGCTTTTTCCATATCAAAGCGTGAAAGATAACAGGTCAAATTTAGCTTACTCGCAAGTAGAAGCGGTATTAGATGGCGATATAAAAAAGATAATCGAGGGAGTTTTAATCTCTCATGCAGATAAAAAATAA
- the lysS gene encoding lysine--tRNA ligase, whose protein sequence is MFDNVLEQQRIEKADELRNLGANPYPHFLQKDMSITEFKAKFDYIKELENKRCDEEVTLGGRLKLKRVAGKSTFGNIEDESANIQIYYSRDSIGEEDYAKFKKNLEVGDIVLVKGYAFITKTGEFSIHVSKLVLASKAICLLPEKFHGLVDIETRYRQRYLDMIMNPEVRDDFTKRSIIVSTIRRFFEDKGFLEVETPMMHPIAGGANAKPFVTYHNALDVERFLRIAPELYLKRLVVGGMEAVFEINRNFRNEGMDLTHNPEFTSIEFYWAYHNYKDLMNLTQELFLTLIKRLNLDEIVEFDDMKIDFSKPFARISYKDALVDIGGLDVKILDDKTAILAKLKSDGFEANDKLDMGHLWAELFDNYVEAKLINPTFITDFPISISPLSRRSDEDSQIAERFELFIAGRELANGFNELNDPLDQYARFKAQIDAKNAGDDEAHEMDEDYVRALGYAMPPTAGEGIGIDRLVMLLTNKKSIRDVILFPAMKPIKNLETQENKE, encoded by the coding sequence ATATTTGATAACGTATTAGAGCAACAACGTATAGAAAAAGCTGATGAGTTACGAAATTTAGGCGCAAACCCATACCCTCATTTCTTACAAAAAGATATGAGTATAACTGAGTTTAAGGCTAAATTTGATTATATAAAAGAGTTAGAAAACAAAAGATGTGATGAAGAAGTTACGCTTGGCGGAAGGTTAAAGTTAAAAAGAGTTGCTGGAAAATCAACCTTTGGAAACATAGAAGATGAAAGCGCAAATATACAAATTTATTACTCGCGCGACAGCATAGGAGAAGAAGACTATGCTAAATTTAAGAAAAACCTTGAAGTTGGCGATATAGTTTTAGTTAAAGGCTATGCTTTTATCACTAAAACTGGAGAATTTTCAATCCACGTTAGCAAACTTGTTCTTGCTAGCAAGGCTATTTGTTTGTTGCCTGAAAAATTTCATGGGCTTGTTGATATCGAGACAAGATATCGCCAAAGATACCTTGATATGATAATGAACCCAGAAGTTAGAGATGACTTTACAAAACGCTCCATCATCGTTAGCACCATAAGACGCTTTTTTGAAGATAAAGGCTTTTTAGAGGTCGAAACTCCGATGATGCACCCAATAGCAGGCGGCGCAAACGCAAAACCGTTTGTTACATACCACAACGCTTTGGATGTTGAACGTTTCTTGCGAATAGCGCCAGAACTTTATCTAAAACGCCTTGTTGTAGGTGGCATGGAAGCCGTTTTTGAGATAAATCGAAACTTTAGAAACGAGGGAATGGATTTAACTCACAACCCTGAATTTACTAGCATTGAGTTTTACTGGGCGTATCATAACTATAAAGATTTGATGAATTTAACCCAAGAGCTATTTTTAACGCTGATTAAGAGGCTAAATTTAGATGAGATAGTCGAATTTGATGATATGAAAATCGACTTTTCTAAACCTTTTGCACGCATTAGCTATAAAGACGCACTTGTTGATATAGGCGGGCTAGATGTTAAAATTTTAGATGATAAAACAGCGATTTTAGCAAAACTAAAATCTGATGGCTTTGAAGCAAATGACAAGCTTGATATGGGTCATTTGTGGGCTGAACTTTTTGATAACTATGTTGAAGCTAAGCTTATAAATCCAACTTTTATAACCGATTTTCCTATCTCGATAAGCCCACTTTCAAGAAGAAGCGATGAAGATAGTCAAATCGCAGAGAGATTTGAGCTATTTATCGCCGGCAGAGAGCTTGCAAACGGCTTTAATGAGCTAAATGATCCACTTGATCAATACGCTAGATTCAAAGCACAAATTGATGCGAAAAACGCAGGAGATGATGAAGCTCATGAGATGGATGAAGACTATGTAAGAGCGCTTGGCTATGCTATGCCTCCAACTGCTGGAGAGGGCATTGGTATAGATAGACTTGTTATGTTGCTAACAAACAAAAAATCTATCCGCGATGTGATACTTTTCCCAGCTATGAAACCTATAAAAAACCTAGAAACACAAGAAAATAAGGAGTAA
- a CDS encoding SPOR domain-containing protein, protein MKDNKFNLNDSIVLDPEKSRSNNVKKILTAIAILVVLFLIVLIIMKFINSGGEVDNKPLVMPSEELIFKPKPEAQEPQKTIIIEEKPKVNEASQPQTPSATSQVIKPTVVEPIKQEIKVEVKPVETKPVEAKPIEPKPIEIKKVEPIKTKSEVKKVEPKKEVVVVTAKKEQPKTATKPEKKAPVKKVEPKTKVNPTATKAQKPTTSHTDVPKGSYIQVLATSEFKPDADYIKKLESKGYGYKLHKTTVNGKEFTKVLVGPYSGAELSKEIANIRAAINKNAFIYKVK, encoded by the coding sequence ATGAAAGATAATAAATTTAACCTCAATGATAGCATTGTACTAGATCCCGAAAAAAGCAGATCTAATAATGTCAAAAAAATTTTAACAGCAATAGCGATATTAGTTGTTTTGTTTCTTATAGTGCTTATCATTATGAAATTTATTAATAGTGGCGGCGAAGTAGATAACAAACCTCTTGTTATGCCTAGCGAAGAGCTGATTTTTAAACCAAAACCAGAAGCACAAGAGCCACAAAAAACTATAATTATAGAAGAAAAACCAAAAGTAAATGAGGCGTCTCAACCACAAACTCCTAGCGCAACCTCTCAAGTTATCAAACCAACCGTGGTAGAACCTATAAAACAAGAGATAAAAGTAGAGGTAAAACCGGTAGAGACTAAGCCTGTTGAAGCAAAACCAATCGAACCTAAACCAATCGAGATTAAAAAAGTTGAGCCTATAAAGACTAAGAGCGAAGTTAAAAAAGTTGAGCCTAAAAAAGAAGTTGTAGTTGTTACAGCCAAAAAAGAGCAACCAAAAACTGCAACCAAACCTGAGAAAAAAGCACCGGTTAAAAAAGTTGAGCCTAAAACTAAAGTAAATCCTACTGCCACAAAAGCGCAAAAGCCAACCACTTCGCACACAGATGTGCCAAAAGGTAGTTATATACAAGTTCTTGCAACTAGTGAATTTAAACCAGATGCTGACTATATCAAAAAGTTAGAAAGCAAAGGATATGGCTATAAACTTCACAAAACCACAGTAAATGGAAAAGAATTTACTAAAGTTTTAGTTGGTCCATATAGCGGTGCAGAGCTTAGCAAAGAGATAGCTAACATAAGAGCTGCTATCAACAAAAATGCATTTATCTACAAGGTAAAATAG
- the gatC gene encoding Asp-tRNA(Asn)/Glu-tRNA(Gln) amidotransferase subunit GatC: MAIDDNLLNKLEKLSALKIEDDKREEIKSQLDKIVNFVEILNELDLDKNKVAVSTISGGTPLREDEPNNDKEIIDIILNHAPSTDASFFVVPKIIE, from the coding sequence ATGGCGATAGATGATAACCTACTAAATAAGCTTGAAAAGCTAAGTGCTTTAAAAATTGAAGATGACAAAAGAGAAGAGATAAAATCCCAACTTGATAAAATTGTAAATTTTGTAGAAATTTTAAACGAGCTTGATTTAGACAAAAACAAAGTAGCGGTTAGTACCATATCTGGCGGAACTCCTCTTAGAGAAGATGAACCAAATAACGATAAAGAGATTATAGATATTATTTTAAACCACGCTCCAAGCACAGATGCAAGCTTTTTTGTAGTCCCAAAAATCATAGAATAA
- a CDS encoding serine hydroxymethyltransferase: protein MSLESFDKAIFDLTNKELQRQCDYLEMIASENFTYPDVMEVMGSILTNKYAEGYPGKRYYGGCEFVDEIEQIAIDRCKELFGCEFANVQPNSGSQANQGVYGAFLKPGDRILGMDLSHGGHLTHGAKVSSSGKYYESFFYGVELDGRMNYEKIAQIAEITKPKMIVCGASAYTREIDFAKFREIADSVGAFLFADVAHVAGLVVAGEHTNPFPHCHVVSSTTHKTLRGPRGGIIMTNDEEYAKKINSSIFPGIQGGPLMHVIAGKAVGFKHNLSDEWKVYAKQVKANAKKLGEVLVSRGYDLVSGGTENHLVLLSLLNNDFSGKEASNALENAGITTNKNTVPGETRSPFVTSGVRIGSPALTARGMKEAEFGFIANKIADVLDDINNTELQAKVKKEVKELAHQFIIYDRAMY from the coding sequence ATGTCATTAGAGAGTTTTGACAAGGCTATATTTGACCTAACAAACAAAGAGTTACAAAGACAGTGCGATTATCTTGAGATGATTGCTAGTGAAAACTTTACCTATCCTGATGTTATGGAAGTTATGGGCTCAATCCTAACTAACAAATACGCAGAAGGATATCCTGGTAAAAGATACTATGGCGGATGCGAATTTGTCGATGAGATAGAGCAAATCGCTATAGATAGATGTAAAGAGCTTTTTGGTTGTGAGTTTGCAAATGTTCAGCCAAACTCTGGAAGTCAAGCAAATCAAGGTGTTTATGGAGCATTTTTAAAACCAGGAGATAGAATTTTAGGTATGGACTTAAGCCATGGTGGACACTTAACTCATGGTGCAAAAGTTAGTAGCTCTGGAAAATACTATGAGAGCTTTTTTTATGGCGTTGAACTTGATGGTAGAATGAACTATGAAAAAATCGCCCAAATAGCAGAGATTACAAAACCAAAAATGATAGTTTGTGGCGCAAGTGCTTATACTAGAGAGATTGACTTTGCTAAATTTAGAGAGATTGCCGATAGTGTTGGCGCATTTTTGTTTGCCGATGTAGCTCATGTGGCTGGTCTTGTTGTAGCTGGTGAGCATACAAATCCATTCCCACACTGCCACGTCGTAAGTTCAACCACACATAAAACGCTTCGTGGTCCAAGAGGCGGTATAATAATGACAAATGATGAAGAGTATGCTAAAAAAATCAACTCTTCGATTTTCCCTGGAATTCAAGGCGGTCCACTTATGCACGTAATCGCTGGTAAAGCAGTTGGTTTTAAACACAACTTAAGCGATGAGTGGAAAGTATATGCAAAACAGGTAAAAGCAAATGCCAAAAAATTAGGCGAAGTTTTAGTAAGCAGAGGATATGACTTAGTAAGTGGTGGTACTGAAAATCACTTAGTTTTACTAAGCTTGCTTAACAATGACTTTAGTGGAAAAGAGGCAAGTAACGCGTTAGAAAATGCTGGAATTACAACTAACAAAAACACAGTTCCAGGCGAGACTAGAAGTCCGTTTGTAACAAGTGGCGTTCGTATAGGAAGCCCAGCTTTGACAGCGCGCGGTATGAAAGAGGCTGAGTTTGGCTTTATTGCAAACAAAATCGCAGATGTGCTAGATGATATCAACAACACAGAGCTTCAAGCAAAAGTGAAAAAAGAGGTAAAAGAACTAGCTCATCAATTTATCATTTATGATAGAGCGATGTATTAA
- a CDS encoding CvpA family protein, translated as MGSANWLDIISLALILIFGLKGLKSGMIREIFGIIGMIGGFIAAIKYKAVVGKWISANVYNLNQIGLMNGNGTEIVVGFIAALFAIWFISLILGEILAKLLGLSGLGIFDKLAGFVFSSAKIFLIFSILAVFIRSSALLNEQAKPYFQNSIIYPYLLSTGNYLMQLDRDDFKINLDEVELKTDDNNTKVVYESSEENDANATNNIKDSNESKY; from the coding sequence ATGGGTAGTGCAAACTGGCTAGATATAATTTCGCTTGCTTTGATACTGATTTTTGGTTTAAAAGGGCTAAAAAGCGGTATGATAAGAGAAATTTTTGGTATTATTGGAATGATAGGTGGATTTATAGCTGCTATAAAATACAAAGCCGTAGTTGGAAAGTGGATAAGTGCTAATGTCTATAACCTAAACCAAATCGGACTAATGAATGGAAATGGCACAGAGATAGTAGTTGGCTTTATAGCTGCTTTGTTTGCTATTTGGTTTATATCATTGATTTTAGGAGAAATTTTAGCAAAACTTTTAGGACTTAGCGGACTTGGAATTTTTGATAAGCTTGCCGGTTTTGTTTTTAGTAGCGCTAAGATATTTTTGATTTTTTCTATTTTGGCTGTATTTATAAGATCTTCTGCACTTTTAAACGAACAGGCTAAACCATACTTTCAAAACAGTATAATATATCCATATCTTTTAAGCACAGGCAACTATCTAATGCAGCTTGATAGAGATGACTTTAAGATAAATTTAGACGAAGTTGAGTTAAAAACTGATGATAACAACACAAAAGTAGTATATGAATCAAGTGAAGAAAATGACGCAAATGCCACAAACAATATAAAGGATAGTAATGAGTCAAAATATTGA
- a CDS encoding Fur family transcriptional regulator, whose product MSQNIENLEFDALLDEFKKVIKDEGLKYTQQREALLRVLYNSSCHFTPENLYLKIKDKYPELNIGIATVYRTLNLLEDAKMVTSVSFGTQGKKFELATKPHHDHLICKECGKIVEFQDQMIEKKQMSIAKENGFILTGHMMQLYGICSDCNKKMKR is encoded by the coding sequence ATGAGTCAAAATATTGAAAATTTAGAATTTGATGCCTTATTAGATGAGTTTAAAAAAGTTATAAAAGATGAGGGTTTAAAATACACCCAGCAAAGAGAAGCGCTTTTAAGAGTACTTTATAACAGTAGCTGTCACTTTACGCCTGAGAATTTATATCTTAAAATCAAAGATAAATATCCAGAACTAAACATAGGCATAGCAACTGTTTATAGAACGCTAAATTTATTAGAAGATGCAAAAATGGTAACATCTGTATCTTTTGGAACTCAAGGCAAAAAGTTTGAGCTTGCTACTAAGCCTCACCACGACCACCTTATCTGCAAAGAATGTGGCAAGATAGTAGAATTTCAAGATCAGATGATAGAGAAAAAACAGATGAGTATAGCTAAAGAAAATGGCTTTATTTTAACTGGGCATATGATGCAACTTTATGGAATTTGTTCAGATTGTAATAAAAAGATGAAAAGGTAA
- the nhaA gene encoding Na+/H+ antiporter NhaA, whose translation MKKLQALLRHDAIGGILIITATILALICQNTILTDFYNELLRTESGFVIGEYKVIKPILLWVNDGLMAVFFFAIGLEIKKEIMIGELSTPSKVALPVIGGIGGVVVPSLIFVAFTFSDPFLVKGWAIPTVSDTAFALGILLLLGSRVPPSLRLFLLLLAIIDDICAVVIIAIFYTGELSNFALYMAGVAFVIMAVLNILKVNKPLFYFAAGAFMWVAFLESGVHSTIAGIVASLFIPLKPIKGYRMLIGIEHSLKGVITYFIMPVFAFVNAGIALNSQAFLGLLHPVSLGIIFGLLIGKPVGIFIFSYAAIKLKLSNLPTGSNFKQFLGLGFLTGIGASMSLFIDSIAYEDSDLFVYADKLAILIASFLAAFIGWFILRNATVKLK comes from the coding sequence TTGAAAAAATTGCAAGCGCTACTTAGACATGATGCTATTGGTGGAATTTTGATTATAACTGCTACAATTTTAGCTTTGATTTGCCAAAATACAATTTTAACTGATTTTTATAATGAGCTTTTAAGAACCGAATCAGGCTTTGTCATCGGCGAATACAAAGTTATAAAGCCTATTTTGTTATGGGTAAATGATGGGCTTATGGCAGTTTTTTTCTTTGCTATTGGACTTGAGATAAAAAAAGAGATTATGATAGGCGAACTTAGCACTCCTTCTAAGGTCGCACTTCCAGTAATCGGTGGTATCGGTGGCGTTGTTGTGCCATCTTTGATATTTGTCGCTTTTACTTTTAGTGATCCGTTTTTGGTAAAAGGTTGGGCGATACCAACGGTTAGCGATACTGCTTTTGCGCTTGGAATTTTGCTTCTTCTTGGCTCTCGCGTTCCGCCATCTTTAAGGCTGTTTTTGCTTCTTTTAGCCATTATCGATGATATTTGTGCGGTTGTGATAATCGCTATATTTTATACGGGCGAGTTATCAAATTTTGCTTTATATATGGCTGGAGTTGCTTTTGTTATCATGGCGGTTTTAAATATTTTAAAAGTAAACAAGCCACTATTTTACTTTGCGGCTGGAGCTTTTATGTGGGTTGCGTTTTTAGAATCAGGCGTTCACTCTACAATAGCAGGCATCGTTGCGTCGCTCTTTATCCCGCTAAAACCGATAAAAGGCTATAGAATGCTTATAGGCATAGAGCATAGCTTAAAAGGCGTGATTACCTATTTTATAATGCCAGTTTTTGCCTTTGTAAATGCTGGAATTGCTCTAAATTCTCAAGCATTTTTAGGACTACTTCATCCAGTATCTTTAGGGATAATCTTTGGACTTTTGATTGGAAAGCCGGTTGGAATTTTTATCTTTTCATATGCGGCTATAAAGTTAAAATTATCAAATTTACCAACAGGGTCAAATTTCAAGCAGTTTTTAGGGCTTGGATTTTTAACAGGAATTGGCGCTAGTATGAGCTTATTTATCGATTCGATTGCTTATGAAGATAGCGATTTATTTGTTTATGCAGATAAACTTGCTATACTTATAGCATCATTTTTAGCAGCATTTATCGGTTGGTTTATTTTAAGAAATGCTACGGTAAAATTGAAATAA
- a CDS encoding shikimate dehydrogenase, producing MKKFAVFGDPIAHSISPRLHNLAIKELNLDAFYGRVWLKDGALLKAKFNTLGLDGANITVPYKQVAFEICDVLDSHAKNIGSVNTIVKKGDLLYGYNTDAPGFLKSIAPFEGIKTALIIGAGGTSKALAYALKSQNIEIDIINRSKNRLSEFSDFNTFSWDDFTPKGYDLVVNSTSAGLKDDEFPMPQVLLKEVLKGSKFAFDVIYNKPTPFLNLVNSLNLKSKNGADMLIFQAVLALNLFYNQSLDEDKITSSMQKAMNL from the coding sequence GTGAAAAAGTTTGCAGTTTTTGGAGACCCGATTGCCCACTCTATATCTCCAAGGCTGCATAATCTTGCCATAAAAGAGCTAAATTTAGATGCCTTTTATGGCAGAGTTTGGCTTAAAGATGGCGCGCTTTTAAAAGCTAAATTTAACACTTTAGGGCTTGATGGCGCAAACATCACAGTTCCATACAAACAAGTAGCGTTTGAAATTTGTGATGTTTTAGACTCTCACGCTAAAAACATAGGCTCAGTGAATACTATTGTTAAAAAAGGCGATTTGCTTTATGGATACAACACAGACGCGCCTGGATTTTTAAAATCCATAGCGCCATTTGAGGGCATAAAAACTGCTCTTATAATCGGAGCTGGAGGAACTTCTAAAGCTCTAGCCTATGCTTTAAAATCACAAAATATAGAGATTGATATAATAAACAGAAGCAAAAACCGCTTAAGTGAATTTAGCGATTTTAACACTTTTAGCTGGGATGATTTTACGCCAAAAGGCTATGATTTAGTTGTAAACTCAACTTCAGCTGGACTAAAAGATGATGAGTTTCCTATGCCACAAGTTTTGCTTAAAGAGGTTTTAAAAGGGTCTAAATTTGCCTTTGATGTGATTTATAACAAACCAACTCCATTTTTAAATTTAGTAAATTCTCTAAATTTAAAGTCTAAAAATGGCGCTGATATGCTGATTTTTCAAGCTGTTTTAGCACTAAATTTATTTTACAATCAAAGTCTTGATGAAGATAAAATCACATCTTCTATGCAAAAAGCGATGAATTTGTAG